The Equus quagga isolate Etosha38 chromosome 2, UCLA_HA_Equagga_1.0, whole genome shotgun sequence genome has a window encoding:
- the DUSP13 gene encoding dual specificity protein phosphatase 13 isoform X1 — MAEAFLPELRGDAEATPCPSVLELEELLRAGKVSCSHVDEVWPNLYIGDATTANNRFELWKLGITHVLNAAHGGLYCQGGPDFYGSSVTYLGVPAPDLPDFDISAYFSSTADFIHRALSTPGGRSWGLNPYSSLLSHGGDVWFPLKHQCEPLCHTGPGLPHAAPAPVPAAGSDHREAAPMDLSQPRLPPPALPAGPEAAGCRPELRGQSWSLYPATGFCHFATLALALLVLLQALAQVDTQKMKQHQVCGDRRLEAGSTKCPSEKTTAWARYPYRMDSLQKQDLRRPKIHGAVRVPPYQPPTLASLQRLLWVHRAATLSHINEVWPNLFLGDAYAARDKNKLTQLGITHVVNVAAGKFQVDTGAKFYHGMPLEYYGIEADDNPFFDLSVYFLPVARYIRTALNIPQGRVLVHCAMGVSRSATVVLAFLMIYENMMLVEAIQTVQAHRDICPNSGFLQQLQVLDNRLGRETGRL, encoded by the exons ATGGCTGAGGCCTTTCTCCCAGAGCTGAGGGGAGATGCCGAAGCCACGCCTTGCCCCAGTGTCCTGGAACTGGAggagctcctgagggcaggcaaGGTTTCTTGCAGCCATGTGGACGAAGTTTGGCCCAACCTTTACATAGGAGATGC GACCACGGCAAATAACCGCTTTGAGCTATGGAAGCTGGGCATCACCCACGTGCTGAATGCCGCTCATGGGGGCCTCTACTGCCAGGGCGGCCCTGACTTCTACGGCAGCAGTGTGACCTACCTGGGGGTGCCAGCCCCTGATCTCCCTGATTTCGACATCAGTGCCTACTTCTCCTCCACAGCTGACTTCATTCACCGTGCCCTCAGCACACCTGGGGGTAGGAGTTGGGGTCTGAACCCTTATTCCAGCCTGCTCAGTCATGGGGGGGATGTCTGGTTTCCCCTCAAACATCA GTGTGAGCCGCTCTGCCACACTGGTCCTGGCCTACCTCATGCTGCGCCAGCACCTGTCCCTGCGGCAGGCAGTGATCACCGTGAGGCAGCGCCGATGGATCTTTCCCAACCGAGGCTTCCTCCGCCAGCTCTGCCAGCTGGACCAGAAGCTGCGGGGTGCAGGCCAGAGCTGAGGGGCCAG AGCTGGTCCCTATACCCTGCCACAGGGTTCTGCCATTTTGCTACCCTGGCACTGGCACTGCTGGTGCTGCTGCAGGCTCTGGCCCAGGTGGATACCCAGAAGATG aaacagcatCAAGTGTGCGGAGACAGGCGGCTGGAAGCCGGCAGCACAAAGTGCCCGTCAGAGAAGACTACAGCCTGGGCCAGATACCCCTACAG GATGGACTCACTGCAGAAGCAGGACCTCCGGAGGCCCAAGATCCACGGAGCAGTCCGGGTGCCTCCATATCAGCCACCCACGCTGGCCTCGCTGCAGCGCTTGCTATGGGTCCATCGGGCCGCCACGCTGAGCCACATCAATGAAGTCTGGCCCAATCTCTTCCTGGGAGATGC GTATGCAGCCCGGGACAAGAACAAGCTGACCCAGCTGGGCATCACCCATGTCGTGAATGTCGCTGCAGGCAAGTTTCAAGTGGATACAGGTGCCAAGTTCTACCATGGAATGCCCTTGGAGTACTATGGCATTGAAGCCGATGACAACCCCTTCTTTGACCTCAGTGTCTACTTTCTGCCTGTTGCTCGATACATCCGAACTGCCCTCAATATTCCCCAAG GCCGTGTGCTGGTACACTGCGCCATGGGGGTAAGCCGCTCTGCCACAGTTGTCCTGGCCTTCCTCATGATCTACGAGAACATGATGCTGGTGGAGGCCATCCAGACGGTTCAGGCTCACCGTGATATCTGCCCCAACTCGGGCTTTCTCCAGCAGCTCCAGGTTCTGGACAACCGACTGGGGCGGGAGACGGGGCGACTCTGA
- the DUSP13 gene encoding dual specificity protein phosphatase 13 isoform X2, with protein MAEAFLPELRGDAEATPCPSVLELEELLRAGKVSCSHVDEVWPNLYIGDAQGPGALCGRCEPLCHTGPGLPHAAPAPVPAAGSDHREAAPMDLSQPRLPPPALPAGPEAAGCRPELRGQSWSLYPATGFCHFATLALALLVLLQALAQVDTQKMKQHQVCGDRRLEAGSTKCPSEKTTAWARYPYRMDSLQKQDLRRPKIHGAVRVPPYQPPTLASLQRLLWVHRAATLSHINEVWPNLFLGDAYAARDKNKLTQLGITHVVNVAAGKFQVDTGAKFYHGMPLEYYGIEADDNPFFDLSVYFLPVARYIRTALNIPQGRVLVHCAMGVSRSATVVLAFLMIYENMMLVEAIQTVQAHRDICPNSGFLQQLQVLDNRLGRETGRL; from the exons ATGGCTGAGGCCTTTCTCCCAGAGCTGAGGGGAGATGCCGAAGCCACGCCTTGCCCCAGTGTCCTGGAACTGGAggagctcctgagggcaggcaaGGTTTCTTGCAGCCATGTGGACGAAGTTTGGCCCAACCTTTACATAGGAGATGC CCAAGGTCCTGGTGCACTGTGTGGTAGGTGTGAGCCGCTCTGCCACACTGGTCCTGGCCTACCTCATGCTGCGCCAGCACCTGTCCCTGCGGCAGGCAGTGATCACCGTGAGGCAGCGCCGATGGATCTTTCCCAACCGAGGCTTCCTCCGCCAGCTCTGCCAGCTGGACCAGAAGCTGCGGGGTGCAGGCCAGAGCTGAGGGGCCAG AGCTGGTCCCTATACCCTGCCACAGGGTTCTGCCATTTTGCTACCCTGGCACTGGCACTGCTGGTGCTGCTGCAGGCTCTGGCCCAGGTGGATACCCAGAAGATG aaacagcatCAAGTGTGCGGAGACAGGCGGCTGGAAGCCGGCAGCACAAAGTGCCCGTCAGAGAAGACTACAGCCTGGGCCAGATACCCCTACAG GATGGACTCACTGCAGAAGCAGGACCTCCGGAGGCCCAAGATCCACGGAGCAGTCCGGGTGCCTCCATATCAGCCACCCACGCTGGCCTCGCTGCAGCGCTTGCTATGGGTCCATCGGGCCGCCACGCTGAGCCACATCAATGAAGTCTGGCCCAATCTCTTCCTGGGAGATGC GTATGCAGCCCGGGACAAGAACAAGCTGACCCAGCTGGGCATCACCCATGTCGTGAATGTCGCTGCAGGCAAGTTTCAAGTGGATACAGGTGCCAAGTTCTACCATGGAATGCCCTTGGAGTACTATGGCATTGAAGCCGATGACAACCCCTTCTTTGACCTCAGTGTCTACTTTCTGCCTGTTGCTCGATACATCCGAACTGCCCTCAATATTCCCCAAG GCCGTGTGCTGGTACACTGCGCCATGGGGGTAAGCCGCTCTGCCACAGTTGTCCTGGCCTTCCTCATGATCTACGAGAACATGATGCTGGTGGAGGCCATCCAGACGGTTCAGGCTCACCGTGATATCTGCCCCAACTCGGGCTTTCTCCAGCAGCTCCAGGTTCTGGACAACCGACTGGGGCGGGAGACGGGGCGACTCTGA